In Salmonella enterica subsp. enterica serovar Typhimurium str. LT2, a single window of DNA contains:
- the hemF gene encoding coproporphyrinogen III oxidase (coproporphyrinogen III oxidase, aerobic. (SW:HEM6_SALTY)) — translation MKPDAHHVKQFLLRLQDDICQTLSAVDGANFVEDSWRREAGGGGRSRVLRNGGIFEQAGVNFSHVHGDAMPASATAHRPELAGRSFEAMGVSLVVHPHNPYIPTSHANVRFFIAEKPGADPVWWFGGGFDLTPYYGFEEDAVHWHRTARDLCQPFGDDVYPRYKKWCDDYFFLKHRNEQRGVGGLFFDDLNTPDFDHCFDFMQAVGNGYTRAYLPIVERRKAMVWGERERNFQLYRRGRYVEFNLVWDRGTLFGLQTGGRTESILMSMPPLVRWEYDWQPEAGSPEAALSEFIQVRDWI, via the coding sequence ATGAAACCCGATGCACATCACGTAAAACAGTTTCTGCTACGCCTGCAGGATGATATTTGCCAAACGTTATCCGCTGTGGATGGCGCAAACTTTGTCGAAGATAGCTGGCGACGCGAAGCGGGCGGCGGCGGACGCAGCCGGGTATTACGCAACGGCGGGATTTTCGAACAGGCGGGCGTTAATTTCTCTCACGTTCACGGCGATGCAATGCCCGCGTCCGCCACCGCGCATCGGCCAGAACTCGCCGGGCGTAGCTTCGAAGCGATGGGCGTATCGCTGGTGGTGCATCCGCACAATCCGTATATTCCCACCAGCCATGCTAACGTGCGCTTTTTTATTGCCGAAAAACCGGGCGCCGATCCGGTATGGTGGTTTGGCGGCGGGTTCGATTTAACGCCCTACTACGGCTTTGAAGAGGATGCCGTTCACTGGCACCGCACCGCCCGCGACCTGTGCCAGCCGTTTGGTGACGATGTGTATCCGCGTTATAAAAAGTGGTGCGACGACTACTTTTTTCTCAAACACCGCAACGAGCAGCGCGGCGTTGGCGGCCTGTTTTTTGACGATTTGAATACGCCGGATTTCGACCACTGCTTCGACTTTATGCAGGCGGTCGGCAACGGTTACACCCGGGCGTATTTACCGATTGTCGAACGACGCAAAGCGATGGTCTGGGGCGAGCGGGAGCGTAATTTTCAACTTTATCGCCGCGGTCGCTACGTGGAGTTCAATCTGGTGTGGGACAGAGGCACCCTGTTTGGTCTGCAAACCGGCGGGCGCACTGAATCTATCCTGATGTCGATGCCGCCGCTGGTGCGCTGGGAGTACGACTGGCAGCCAGAAGCGGGTAGCCCGGAAGCGGCGCTGAGCGAGTTTATTCAGGTACGCGACTGGATTTAA
- the amiA gene encoding N-acetylmuramoyl-l-alanine amidase I (probable N-acetylmuramoyl-L-alanine amidase AMIA precursor. (SW:AMIA_SALTY)), whose protein sequence is MSTFKLLKTLTSRRQVLKTGLAALTLSGMSHAVAKEETLKTSNGHSKPKTKKTGSKRLVMLDPGHGGIDTGAIGRNGSQEKHVVLAIAKNVRAILRNHGIDARLTRTGDTFIPLYDRVEIAHKHGADLFMSIHADGFTNPKAAGASVFALSNRGASSAMAKYLSERENRADEVAGKKATDRDHLLQQVLFDLVQTDTIKNSLTLGSHILKKIKPIHKLHSRTTEQAAFVVLKSPSIPSVLVETSFITNPEEERLLGTTAFRQKIATAIANGIISYFHWFDNQKAHTKKR, encoded by the coding sequence ATGAGCACTTTTAAACTCCTAAAAACTCTCACATCGCGCCGCCAGGTACTCAAAACAGGTCTGGCGGCCCTGACGCTGTCAGGTATGTCGCACGCAGTAGCCAAAGAAGAAACGCTAAAAACCAGTAATGGTCACAGCAAACCCAAAACCAAAAAAACCGGCAGTAAACGGTTGGTGATGCTCGACCCCGGACACGGCGGCATCGATACCGGCGCGATTGGCCGCAACGGTTCTCAGGAAAAACACGTCGTACTGGCAATTGCCAAAAACGTGCGCGCTATTTTGCGAAATCACGGAATCGATGCGCGTTTAACCCGGACAGGGGATACTTTTATTCCGCTGTACGATCGGGTGGAAATCGCCCATAAGCACGGCGCGGATCTGTTTATGTCCATTCATGCCGATGGTTTTACCAATCCGAAAGCAGCGGGCGCTTCCGTTTTTGCGCTTTCCAACCGCGGGGCCAGTAGCGCCATGGCGAAGTATCTCTCCGAGCGTGAAAACCGCGCGGACGAAGTGGCGGGTAAAAAAGCCACTGACCGGGATCATCTATTACAACAAGTTTTGTTTGATCTGGTGCAAACCGATACGATTAAAAACAGTCTGACGCTGGGTTCGCATATTCTCAAGAAAATCAAACCTATACATAAATTACACAGCCGCACTACCGAACAAGCGGCTTTCGTGGTGCTAAAATCACCGTCAATTCCGTCGGTGCTGGTCGAAACCTCGTTTATTACCAATCCGGAAGAAGAACGCCTGCTGGGCACGACGGCGTTTCGCCAGAAAATCGCTACGGCGATCGCCAACGGCATCATCAGTTATTTTCACTGGTTTGATAATCAGAAAGCACACACGAAGAAACGGTAA
- a CDS encoding putative iron-dependent peroxidase (similar to E. coli orf, hypothetical protein (AAC75484.1); Blastp hit to AAC75484.1 (308 aa), 94% identity in aa 10 - 308), whose protein sequence is MSQVQSGILPEHCRAAIWIEANVKGDLDALRAASRTFADKLATFEVKFPDAHLGAVVAFGNNTWRALSGGVGAEELKDFIPYGKGLAPATQYDVLIHILSLRHDVNFSVAQAAMEAFGDCIDVKEEVHGFRWVEERDLSGFVDGTENPAGEETRREVAVIKDGVDAGGSYVFVQRWEHNLKQLNRMSIHDQEMMIGRTKEANEEIDGDARPATSHLSRVDLKEDGKGLKIVRQSLPYGTASGTHGLYFCAYCARLHNIEQQLLSMFGDTDGKRDAMLRFTKPVTGGYYFAPSLDRLLAL, encoded by the coding sequence ATGTCTCAGGTTCAAAGTGGCATTTTGCCGGAACATTGCCGTGCGGCAATTTGGATTGAAGCCAATGTGAAAGGCGACCTGGACGCCCTGCGCGCGGCCAGCAGAACATTTGCCGATAAACTGGCGACCTTCGAAGTCAAATTTCCGGACGCCCATCTTGGGGCCGTTGTGGCGTTTGGCAACAATACCTGGCGTGCCCTGAGTGGCGGCGTCGGGGCGGAAGAACTGAAAGATTTTATTCCTTATGGTAAAGGGCTGGCACCGGCCACGCAGTATGACGTGCTGATCCATATCCTTTCCCTGCGCCACGATGTGAATTTTTCTGTTGCCCAGGCGGCGATGGAAGCCTTCGGCGACTGTATCGACGTGAAAGAAGAAGTTCACGGTTTCCGTTGGGTGGAAGAACGCGATCTGAGCGGCTTTGTCGACGGGACAGAGAACCCGGCGGGCGAAGAGACGCGCCGTGAAGTGGCGGTGATCAAAGATGGCGTGGATGCCGGCGGCAGTTATGTGTTCGTGCAGCGTTGGGAACACAATCTCAAGCAACTTAACCGGATGAGTATTCACGATCAGGAGATGATGATCGGGCGTACCAAAGAAGCCAATGAAGAGATTGACGGCGATGCGCGTCCGGCAACATCTCACCTGAGCCGCGTCGATCTCAAAGAAGATGGCAAAGGGCTGAAGATTGTGCGCCAGAGCCTGCCATACGGCACCGCCAGCGGTACTCATGGTCTCTATTTCTGCGCTTACTGCGCACGTCTGCACAATATCGAACAGCAGCTTCTGAGTATGTTCGGCGATACCGACGGTAAACGCGACGCGATGCTGCGCTTCACCAAACCGGTGACTGGCGGCTACTATTTTGCGCCGTCGCTGGATCGCCTGTTAGCGCTATAA
- a CDS encoding putative acetyltransferase (similar to E. coli orf, hypothetical protein (AAC75487.1); Blastp hit to AAC75487.1 (178 aa), 85% identity in aa 1 - 178) yields MTHRHYAIFSATSRQILAESDVCAIILVFPPEKATNTMEIRVFRQEDFEEVITLWERCDLLRPWNDPEMDIERKVNHDVSLFLVAEVSGEVVGTVMGGYDGHRGSAYYLGVHPEFRGRGIANALLNRLEKKLIARGCPKIQIMVRDDNDVVLGMYERLGYEHSDALSLGKRLIEDEEY; encoded by the coding sequence GTGACACATCGCCATTATGCCATTTTTTCCGCTACATCGCGTCAGATATTGGCTGAATCAGATGTTTGCGCCATAATCTTGGTTTTTCCACCCGAAAAGGCAACGAATACCATGGAAATACGCGTTTTTCGCCAGGAAGATTTCGAAGAGGTGATCACCCTCTGGGAGCGTTGCGACCTGCTGCGTCCATGGAACGATCCTGAAATGGATATTGAACGCAAGGTGAATCACGATGTCAGCTTGTTCCTCGTTGCGGAAGTTAGCGGCGAAGTCGTCGGTACGGTAATGGGCGGTTATGACGGGCATCGCGGCTCGGCGTATTACCTGGGCGTTCACCCGGAGTTCCGCGGGCGCGGCATTGCGAATGCGTTGCTTAACCGGCTGGAAAAAAAACTCATCGCTCGCGGGTGTCCGAAAATCCAAATTATGGTGCGCGATGATAACGACGTTGTGCTGGGCATGTATGAACGTCTGGGGTATGAGCATTCTGACGCCCTAAGTTTGGGTAAACGCCTGATTGAAGATGAAGAGTACTGA
- a CDS encoding putative inner membrane protein (hypothetical protein in eutR-hemF intergenic region (ORF33). (SW:YPFK_SALTY)) produces the protein MQTNTRKVVTSDAKWHPHLGISFIGCLLAITLEIYFEERIFIPHSGGVSFGLIVLLVINMVTIPVVMALIALLCFIIHIPRKSVNCILLCLLSCILTIAGLFIAYPVGR, from the coding sequence ATGCAAACAAATACACGGAAAGTAGTAACCAGTGACGCCAAATGGCATCCCCATCTGGGTATAAGTTTTATTGGCTGCCTGCTTGCCATTACACTAGAAATATATTTTGAAGAAAGAATATTCATCCCTCATAGCGGAGGGGTGAGCTTCGGTCTGATCGTGCTTCTGGTTATCAATATGGTGACCATCCCTGTGGTCATGGCCCTGATAGCATTACTCTGCTTTATTATTCATATTCCGCGTAAAAGCGTTAACTGTATCTTGCTATGCCTACTGTCATGTATTTTGACGATAGCCGGTTTGTTTATCGCCTATCCGGTTGGCCGTTGA
- the cysP gene encoding thiosulfate transport protein (ABC superfamily (bind_prot); thiosulfate-binding protein precursor. (SW:CYSP_SALTY)) → MAVNLLKKRPLTLAAMLLLAGQAQATELLNSSYDVSRELFAALNPPFEQQWAKDNGGDKLTIKQSHAGSSKQALAILQGLKADVVTYNQVTDVQILHDKGKLIPADWQSRLPNNSSPFYSTMGFLVRKGNPKNIHDWSDLVRSDVKLIFPNPKTSGNARYTYLAAWGAADNADGGDKAKTEQFMTQFLKNVEVFDTGGRGATTTFAERGLGDVLISFESEVNNIRKQYEAQGFEVVIPKTNILAEFPVAWVDKNVQANGTEKAAKAYLNWLYSPQAQTIITHYYYRVNNPEIMGKQADKFPQTELFRVEEKFGSWPEVMKTHFASGGELDKLLAAGRK, encoded by the coding sequence ATGGCCGTTAACTTACTGAAAAAGAGACCCCTGACGCTGGCAGCAATGCTGTTACTGGCAGGGCAGGCGCAGGCAACGGAGCTGCTGAACAGCTCATACGATGTCTCCCGCGAGCTGTTTGCCGCCCTTAACCCGCCGTTTGAGCAACAATGGGCGAAGGATAACGGCGGCGATAAGCTGACGATTAAGCAGTCTCATGCCGGGTCATCAAAACAGGCGCTGGCGATTTTGCAGGGACTGAAGGCAGACGTCGTCACCTACAATCAGGTGACCGACGTACAGATTCTTCATGATAAAGGCAAACTGATCCCTGCCGACTGGCAAAGCCGTCTGCCGAACAACAGTTCGCCATTCTATTCCACGATGGGTTTCCTGGTGCGCAAGGGAAACCCGAAAAATATTCACGACTGGAGCGATCTTGTACGTTCCGACGTGAAGCTGATTTTCCCTAACCCGAAAACCTCCGGCAACGCCCGTTACACGTATCTGGCGGCATGGGGCGCGGCGGATAACGCGGACGGCGGCGATAAAGCCAAAACCGAACAGTTTATGACCCAGTTCCTGAAAAACGTCGAAGTGTTTGATACCGGCGGTCGCGGCGCTACGACTACCTTTGCCGAGCGTGGTCTGGGCGATGTGCTGATTAGTTTTGAGTCGGAAGTGAACAATATCCGCAAACAATATGAAGCCCAGGGATTTGAAGTGGTGATCCCGAAAACGAACATTCTTGCTGAATTCCCGGTTGCCTGGGTGGATAAAAACGTGCAGGCCAACGGCACAGAAAAAGCCGCCAAAGCTTACCTGAACTGGCTGTATAGCCCGCAGGCGCAGACCATCATCACCCATTACTACTACCGCGTGAATAACCCGGAAATCATGGGCAAGCAAGCAGATAAATTCCCGCAGACCGAACTGTTCCGCGTGGAAGAAAAGTTTGGTTCCTGGCCGGAAGTGATGAAAACGCACTTTGCCAGCGGCGGCGAGCTGGACAAACTGTTGGCGGCGGGGCGTAAGTAA
- a CDS encoding putative outer membrane lipoprotein (similar to E. coli orf, hypothetical protein (AAC75485.1); Blastp hit to AAC75485.1 (191 aa), 80% identity in aa 1 - 191), with amino-acid sequence MKSLRLTLLALPLAVTGCSTLSSVNWSAANPWNWFGSSTEVTEQGVGALTAATPLEEPAIAEALDGDYRLRSGMKTDNGNVVRFFEAMKGDSVAMVINGEQGTVSRIDVLDSDIPTAAGGKIGTPFSDLYSKAFGHCEPVSSDSHTSVECKAEGSQHISYVFSGEWSGPEGLMPPDDVLKNWDVRKIIWRR; translated from the coding sequence ATGAAATCGCTGCGTTTGACTTTACTCGCACTGCCGCTGGCGGTGACCGGCTGCTCGACGCTCTCCTCGGTCAACTGGTCTGCCGCAAATCCATGGAACTGGTTTGGTTCCTCGACAGAAGTCACTGAGCAAGGCGTGGGAGCGCTGACCGCCGCCACGCCGCTGGAAGAGCCGGCTATTGCAGAGGCATTAGATGGCGATTATCGCCTGCGTAGCGGTATGAAAACCGATAACGGCAACGTGGTGCGCTTTTTCGAAGCGATGAAGGGCGACAGTGTCGCGATGGTGATCAACGGCGAGCAGGGAACCGTGAGCCGTATTGATGTGCTGGACAGCGATATCCCAACCGCCGCGGGGGGCAAAATCGGTACGCCGTTTAGCGACCTTTACAGCAAAGCGTTTGGTCACTGCGAGCCGGTTTCCAGCGATAGCCATACCAGCGTCGAATGTAAAGCCGAGGGAAGTCAGCATATTAGCTATGTTTTCTCCGGCGAGTGGAGCGGACCGGAAGGCTTAATGCCTCCTGATGACGTCTTAAAAAACTGGGACGTGCGCAAAATTATCTGGCGTCGTTAA
- a CDS encoding putative cytoplasmic protein (hypothetical 30.0 Kda protein in eutR-hemF intergenic region (ORF79). (SW:YPFL_SALTY)) yields MDERIPCKNPQCSHFILPATAARTEGYCMPCVQARYRQVQEEYIRKNRKTIDAFSGITNPVEMLKLVHEPREHDPLIEWIPCPIPTDELYKKLSDDESRDMVDYAEELFDSGWQEEAQEIALCLAAFTQANLDNFLRQVINEEELELSSPLPFHRAPPDVRDALLQKVETDDENRDGILCALAWIGDEVVVEHFNRWRQEPPAWSASLHILPHRYAHQAGWELTENGRRRDLYFTQCTHLVKQAPEQPAVFRAVAEYGENCPHCSLPLINLFEVAPSAVGLSTQGWPGQIRILTCQCCTAYNTVFATVDPQGQPRWYEKNALSTLAVENSADWITLPLDVLHPGESRLPLFAAEIFLPTTFSQLGGHPAWVQDTDYPTCPTCAQTMMFLAQLSYEDIEEEEYAEGMLYGFICPSCQTTATSYQQT; encoded by the coding sequence ATGGACGAGCGTATTCCTTGTAAAAACCCGCAATGCTCACACTTCATCCTGCCAGCAACGGCTGCCCGCACGGAGGGCTATTGTATGCCCTGCGTCCAGGCGCGCTATCGGCAAGTGCAGGAAGAATATATCCGGAAAAACAGAAAAACGATCGACGCGTTCAGTGGCATTACCAACCCTGTTGAAATGCTTAAACTCGTTCATGAACCCCGGGAACACGATCCGTTAATCGAGTGGATTCCCTGCCCCATTCCGACCGATGAGCTTTACAAAAAGCTCTCCGATGATGAAAGCCGCGACATGGTCGATTATGCAGAAGAATTATTTGATTCCGGATGGCAGGAGGAAGCTCAGGAAATTGCGCTGTGCCTGGCGGCATTTACCCAGGCCAATCTGGATAATTTCCTGCGCCAGGTAATAAATGAAGAAGAACTGGAGCTCTCTTCACCCCTACCTTTTCACCGTGCGCCGCCTGACGTACGCGACGCGCTTTTGCAGAAGGTGGAAACCGATGACGAAAACCGTGACGGCATTCTTTGTGCCCTGGCCTGGATTGGCGATGAGGTTGTCGTTGAGCATTTTAACCGCTGGCGCCAGGAACCACCTGCGTGGAGTGCTTCACTTCATATCCTCCCTCATCGCTATGCTCACCAGGCGGGATGGGAGCTCACTGAAAATGGCCGCAGGCGCGATCTTTACTTTACGCAATGTACCCATCTGGTAAAACAGGCACCTGAACAGCCGGCCGTTTTTCGCGCCGTTGCAGAATATGGTGAAAACTGCCCACACTGTTCCCTGCCGCTAATCAATCTGTTTGAGGTTGCGCCGAGCGCCGTCGGCCTAAGCACGCAGGGTTGGCCCGGTCAAATTCGTATTCTGACCTGTCAGTGTTGTACGGCATATAACACCGTTTTCGCCACCGTCGATCCACAAGGCCAGCCGCGATGGTACGAAAAAAATGCGCTCTCGACGCTGGCGGTGGAGAATTCCGCTGACTGGATAACGCTACCGCTTGATGTTCTGCACCCCGGGGAATCCCGTTTGCCGCTATTCGCTGCTGAAATATTTTTACCCACCACCTTCTCACAGCTCGGCGGCCATCCCGCATGGGTTCAGGATACAGACTATCCTACGTGCCCAACGTGCGCGCAAACGATGATGTTTCTTGCGCAGCTAAGCTATGAAGATATCGAGGAAGAGGAATATGCGGAAGGAATGCTTTACGGGTTTATCTGCCCCTCCTGCCAAACAACGGCAACGTCTTATCAGCAAACATAA
- the cysW gene encoding thiosulfate permease W protein (ABC superfamily (membrane); similar to E. coli sulfate transport system permease W protein (AAC75476.1); Blastp hit to AAC75476.1 (149 aa), 99% identity in aa 1 - 149) → MAEVTQLKRYDVPRINWGKWFLIGVGMLVSAFILLVPMIYIFVQAFSKGLMPVLQNLADPDMLHAIWLTVLIALIAVPVNLVFGILLAWLVTRFNFPGRQLLLTLLDIPFAVSPVVAGLVYLLFYGSNGPLGGWLDEHNLQMMFSWPGMVLVTIFVTCPFVVRELVPVMLSQGSQEDEAAILLGASGWQMFRRVTLPNIRWALLYGVVLTNARAIGEFGAVSVVSGSIRGETLSLPLQIELLEQDYNTVGSFTAAALLTLMAIITLFLKSMLQWRLENQEKRAQQEENHEH, encoded by the coding sequence ATGGCGGAAGTGACTCAATTGAAGCGATACGACGTCCCCCGCATTAACTGGGGAAAATGGTTTCTGATTGGCGTCGGGATGCTGGTTTCGGCGTTTATCCTGCTGGTGCCGATGATTTACATCTTCGTGCAGGCGTTCAGCAAAGGGTTAATGCCGGTACTGCAAAATCTGGCCGATCCGGACATGCTGCACGCCATCTGGCTGACGGTGTTGATTGCCTTGATCGCAGTGCCGGTGAATCTGGTGTTCGGCATTCTGCTGGCGTGGCTGGTGACGCGCTTTAACTTCCCCGGACGTCAGCTACTGCTGACCCTGCTGGATATTCCCTTTGCCGTCTCGCCGGTGGTGGCCGGTCTGGTTTATCTGCTGTTTTATGGTTCCAACGGCCCGTTGGGCGGCTGGCTGGATGAGCATAATTTGCAAATGATGTTCTCCTGGCCGGGGATGGTACTGGTCACTATTTTTGTCACCTGCCCGTTTGTGGTGCGCGAACTGGTGCCAGTGATGCTCAGCCAGGGCAGTCAGGAAGATGAGGCGGCGATTTTACTGGGCGCATCCGGCTGGCAAATGTTTCGCCGCGTGACGTTGCCGAATATTCGCTGGGCGCTACTCTACGGCGTGGTGTTAACCAACGCCCGCGCGATTGGCGAGTTTGGCGCGGTGTCGGTGGTGTCCGGCTCGATTCGCGGCGAAACGTTATCGCTACCGTTACAGATTGAATTACTGGAGCAGGACTACAACACCGTCGGCTCCTTTACCGCCGCCGCATTGTTGACGCTAATGGCGATTATTACCCTGTTTTTGAAGAGCATGTTGCAATGGCGTCTGGAGAATCAGGAAAAACGCGCGCAACAGGAGGAAAATCATGAGCATTGA
- the yfeZ gene encoding putative inner membrane protein (similar to E. coli orf, hypothetical protein (AAC75486.1); Blastp hit to AAC75486.1 (151 aa), 73% identity in aa 3 - 151), giving the protein MKSTEFHPADYDVHGRLRLPFLFWCVLLLQARAWVLFVIAGSSRGQGNTLLNFFYPDHDNFWLGLLPGVPAVVAFLLSGRRDAVPGVWRWLRGLLILAQLVSLCWLPVMWLGGDPVNGVGLALLLADIVALIWLLTNQRLRACFSLEKE; this is encoded by the coding sequence ATGAAGAGTACTGAGTTTCATCCAGCCGATTATGATGTACACGGACGTTTACGCCTGCCGTTTCTGTTCTGGTGCGTACTGCTACTTCAGGCGCGCGCCTGGGTACTCTTTGTCATTGCCGGTTCATCCCGTGGACAGGGTAATACTTTGTTAAACTTTTTTTATCCCGACCATGACAATTTTTGGCTGGGGCTGTTGCCCGGCGTTCCGGCGGTAGTGGCATTTTTACTCAGCGGGCGGCGTGACGCGGTTCCTGGTGTGTGGCGCTGGCTGCGCGGACTCCTGATCCTTGCTCAACTGGTGTCGTTGTGCTGGCTGCCGGTGATGTGGCTGGGTGGCGACCCGGTCAACGGCGTCGGGCTGGCGCTGCTGCTGGCGGACATCGTCGCGCTGATCTGGCTGTTAACCAATCAACGTTTGCGTGCCTGTTTTTCCCTTGAGAAAGAATAA
- the cysU gene encoding thiosulfate transport protein (ABC superfamily (membrane); similar to E. coli sulfate, thiosulfate transport system permease T protein (AAC75477.1); Blastp hit to AAC75477.1 (277 aa), 95% identity in aa 1 - 277), protein MLAVSSRRVLPGFTLSLGTSLLFVCLILLLPLSALVMQLSQMSWAQYWDVVTNPQVVAAYKVTLLAAFVASIFNGVFGLLMAWILTRYRFPGRTLLDALMDLPFALPTAVAGLTLASLFSVNGFYGQFLAQFDIKVTYTWLGIAVAMAFTSIPFVVRTVQPVLEELGPEYEEAAQTLGATRLQSFRKVVLPELSPALIAGVALSFTRSLGEFGAVIFIAGNIAWKTEVTSLMIFVRLQEFDYPAASAIASVILAASLLLLFSINTLQSRFGRRVVGH, encoded by the coding sequence ATGCTTGCCGTTTCTTCCCGACGCGTGCTGCCCGGCTTTACGTTAAGCCTCGGCACCAGTTTGCTGTTTGTCTGCCTGATCCTACTGTTGCCGTTGAGCGCGCTGGTGATGCAGCTCTCACAGATGAGCTGGGCGCAATACTGGGATGTCGTGACCAACCCTCAGGTGGTGGCTGCCTATAAAGTGACGCTACTGGCGGCATTTGTAGCGTCGATTTTTAATGGCGTGTTTGGCCTGCTGATGGCGTGGATTTTAACCCGCTACCGTTTTCCAGGGCGCACGTTGCTGGATGCGCTGATGGATCTGCCGTTTGCGCTGCCGACAGCGGTAGCGGGGTTAACGCTGGCCTCGCTGTTCTCAGTGAACGGTTTCTACGGTCAGTTTCTTGCGCAGTTTGATATCAAAGTGACCTATACCTGGCTCGGTATTGCGGTGGCGATGGCCTTTACCAGTATTCCATTTGTGGTGCGCACCGTCCAGCCGGTACTGGAAGAGCTGGGGCCGGAATATGAAGAAGCGGCGCAAACGCTGGGGGCCACCCGGCTGCAAAGTTTTCGCAAAGTCGTGCTGCCTGAGCTGTCGCCTGCGCTGATTGCCGGCGTGGCGCTCTCTTTTACCCGTAGCCTGGGCGAGTTTGGCGCGGTGATTTTTATCGCCGGAAATATCGCCTGGAAAACAGAAGTGACCTCGCTGATGATTTTTGTGCGCTTGCAGGAGTTTGATTACCCGGCCGCTAGCGCCATTGCCTCGGTGATCCTTGCGGCATCCTTGCTGCTGCTGTTCTCTATCAATACCTTGCAAAGTCGCTTTGGTCGACGTGTGGTAGGTCATTAA
- the ucpA gene encoding putative oxidoreductase (similar to E. coli putative oxidoreductase (AAC75479.1); Blastp hit to AAC75479.1 (285 aa), 92% identity in aa 23 - 285) has translation MGKLTGKTALITGASQGIGEGIARVFARHGANLILLDISDEIEKLADELGGRGHRCTAVKADVRDFASVQAAVARAKETEGRIDILVNNAGVCRLGNFLDMSEEDRDFHIDINIKGVWNVTKAVLPEMIKRKDGRIVMMSSVTGDMVADPGETAYALSKAAIVGLTKSLAVEYAQSGIRVNAICPGYVRTPMAESIARQSNPDDPESVLTEMAKAIPLRRLADPLEVGELAAFLASDESSYLTGTQNVIDGGSTLPESVSVGV, from the coding sequence ATGGGTAAACTCACGGGCAAGACAGCATTGATTACGGGCGCATCGCAGGGCATTGGCGAAGGGATCGCTCGCGTATTCGCACGCCACGGCGCGAACTTAATCTTGCTGGATATCTCCGATGAGATTGAAAAACTGGCGGATGAGCTGGGCGGGCGCGGGCATCGCTGCACTGCCGTTAAGGCTGACGTCAGAGATTTTGCTTCGGTGCAGGCGGCGGTTGCGCGCGCCAAAGAGACTGAAGGTAGAATTGATATTTTGGTGAATAACGCTGGCGTGTGCCGTCTGGGCAACTTCCTCGATATGAGTGAAGAAGATCGCGATTTCCACATTGATATTAATATTAAAGGTGTCTGGAACGTCACCAAAGCCGTCCTGCCGGAGATGATTAAACGTAAAGATGGCCGCATTGTGATGATGTCTTCCGTCACGGGAGATATGGTGGCGGACCCGGGTGAAACGGCCTATGCGCTGTCAAAAGCCGCCATTGTCGGTTTAACCAAATCGCTGGCGGTAGAGTATGCGCAGTCCGGTATTCGTGTGAATGCCATTTGCCCCGGTTATGTAAGAACGCCGATGGCGGAAAGCATTGCCCGTCAGTCTAACCCTGACGATCCGGAATCGGTATTAACGGAAATGGCAAAAGCCATTCCGCTACGCCGCCTTGCCGATCCGCTGGAAGTAGGGGAACTGGCGGCATTTCTGGCTTCCGATGAGTCCAGCTATCTTACCGGAACGCAAAACGTCATTGATGGCGGCAGTACCCTGCCTGAAAGCGTAAGCGTAGGCGTCTGA